The sequence GATTCTTTTGAACGTCTGCCATCACCCCGGGGTCGAATCCCTTGAAAACCGCACGCAAGTCGCAGTTTTCATGTAAGGGTGAACAGCAGTTGTCAGCCCCTGCCACCGCTTGCGGTGTGTTGAGGTTGATGAACTTGGCCGTCGGGAGTGGGTGCTCCCGGCGGCTTCATTTTTTCGGGGCATCACTTGTTGGAATTGATATTGATGCCCGGCGGCCGCCCCCCTTTACTACGCGGGCCCGCGGCAACGGCGGGCGGCTTTCCGCATGATCGAAAACATCCGCAATTATTACGGTCTGATGATGGTGGTCCTGGTGGCCCTCTTCCTCAGCTTCCTGTTCACCGGTTTCAGCGGTTCCAAGGCCGCCATGGGCGGAGGCCAGGCCTACATCCGGATCGATGGCACCACCTATGACACCGGTGCCTACCAGAAGCAGGGCATCGAGGGCCGCAAGCTCGCCATGGGCCTCCAGATGTATGAATTCGTCAGCAACCTCAACGGCTTCGGCGGCCGTGGCGACGATGACGAAAGCTCCGAGTCCTTCTTCATCAACCGCATGCTCGTCCGCCAGGCCGGTGAGCAGTTCGGCATCCACCCCTCCAAGGACGAACTCGCCGCTTACGTAAAGGAGATGTCCGCCTTCGCCGGCAAGGACGGCAAATACGACCCCGTCACCTACAAGAACATCGTCCAGAAGGGCATCGGCCGCCTCGGCATGGTCGAGCCCGACCTCCTCGAACTGGTCAGCGACGCCGTCATCGCCCGCAAGCTCGGCGAAATCCTCGGCAGCGGCCTCGGCGTGAACCGCCAGGTCGTCGCCGACTCATCCGCTCTCAACCGCCAGCTCATCTCCGTCCAGCTCGGCAAGATCGCCCTCGCCCCGTTCAAGGACACCATCAAGCCCACCGATGACGAGGTGAAGGCCTACTGGGACACCATCCAGGACTCCTTCAAGACCGAGGAAAAGCGCAAATTCACCTACATTCTCGCCACCCCGCAGCTCCCGGAAGCCAAGCCGGAGGAACAAAAGCCGGATGCCGAGAAGAAGCCCGAGGACGCCGCCAATCCTGCCAAGCCGGACCCGACCAAGGAAGATCCGAAGCTCATCGAGGAACGCCGCAAGAAGGAGAACGAGCTGACCGCCCGTGTCGACGACCTCTTCAACGACATCCAGAACAAGAAGGGCGGCGACTTCGAAGCCCTCGCCAAGGAGCAGGGTTTTGAAATCAAGACCACCGAGCTCTTCCCGCTCTCCCAGGCCCCGGCCGATCTCTCCGTGACCCTCCGCTCCAGCGGCGGCAGCGGCCGCGCCGTGGACACCCTGTTCAACATCAAGCAGACCAGCGACCCGATCTCGAAGTTCTCCGACCCGATCGCCGTCGGCACCAACCAGTGGATCGTCGCCCGCCTCGACACCGTGGAGGAATCCCGCACCAAGACCTTCGAAGAAGCCAAGGAGCAGGCCAAGGCCCAGTACATCGAGGAAAAGGCCCGCGAGGCCATGCGCAAGGATGCCGACGAGAAGCTCAAGAAGATCCGCGAGGCCAT comes from Luteolibacter sp. LG18 and encodes:
- a CDS encoding SurA N-terminal domain-containing protein translates to MIENIRNYYGLMMVVLVALFLSFLFTGFSGSKAAMGGGQAYIRIDGTTYDTGAYQKQGIEGRKLAMGLQMYEFVSNLNGFGGRGDDDESSESFFINRMLVRQAGEQFGIHPSKDELAAYVKEMSAFAGKDGKYDPVTYKNIVQKGIGRLGMVEPDLLELVSDAVIARKLGEILGSGLGVNRQVVADSSALNRQLISVQLGKIALAPFKDTIKPTDDEVKAYWDTIQDSFKTEEKRKFTYILATPQLPEAKPEEQKPDAEKKPEDAANPAKPDPTKEDPKLIEERRKKENELTARVDDLFNDIQNKKGGDFEALAKEQGFEIKTTELFPLSQAPADLSVTLRSSGGSGRAVDTLFNIKQTSDPISKFSDPIAVGTNQWIVARLDTVEESRTKTFEEAKEQAKAQYIEEKAREAMRKDADEKLKKIREAITGGKSFADAAKDAGLETKPFGPVTMSTRPTGDDAPASLFRDVSTVDPGTVADVVAEPTQAFIVFVEKREVEKIADSASRLDSEVTNAAGQNRMRAFIAWLADRTEAAKVEHLYKKNS